TCTGCAAACATGAGAGGGGTACTGATGGTTCACAAAACCAGAGGTTATTCCATATAAACTTCCACTTCTAAAGTGCATTGCAAGAAGGCATTATTGATATCAAGCTGATAGAGAGGCCACTTGAAATAAGTGGAAAATATGAGAATGGGGCGAATGGTTGTAGGCTTGACTACGGGACTGAATGTGGATTTGAAGTCAATGCCAGGGCACTGATGGAAACCTTTTGCAATTAACCGAGCTGTTAAATGATCAATGTTGCCATCTATTTTTTATTTGACCCGAAATACCCACTTGCACCCAATAACATTTTGTGTGGAAGGGGGAGGTACTAGACTCCAAGTTTTGTTCTTCACAAGAGCATCAACCTCTTCTTGCATTGTATCTCGCCATTCTTTAGATTTGGATGCCTGCTTATATATGTAAAGAGTGATCATGGAACCTGTGGATATTACTAAAGCCGAGTAATCAAGAGGCTTCTTTGGTTTAAAGATGTTATGCTGAGAACGAGTAACTATACGAGCAGGTTCAGGAGTAGGGCTACTTACCTCCTGCAAAGGAGAGTTGGAAGCATCTTCACTCAATGCTAGAGTAGAGGTGGACTGTGATTGGACTGGAGACTCATGAGAAGTGGTGGTTGAAGACAAACTAGAAGTAGCAGGTGGTGAAATGATGGTGTCTGATGGCTACAACAGAGGATCTGACATGACAGGGGGTAGAGAAAGGTCATGTGAAGTGATTGTAGTATTGTTCTGATCATGAGAGGTAGGGGTGAGTGATCAGTGGGTACAACATCAAGCCAGATATGGAGATTAGATTCAGTTAGCCTTGGTAAAGAGGAGAACATGGTGGCAAAAGGGAAGTTATTTTCTAAGAAAACAACATGGTGGGAAAGGAAAAGTTTAGAGGAAGAAGGATAAAAACATTTGTAGCAATGATATTTGGTGGAATAGCCAAAAAAGACACATGGTTTGGATTTTGGATCAATTTTATGGTTAGTATAGGGACATAGCCAAGGATAACATAAGCAACCAAATGTGCGAAGTGAATTATAATTTGGAGGGGTATGAAACAGAGATTCATATGAAGATTTGCCTTGTAGTATCGGCGTGGTCATTTTGTTTATAAGATAGACAGTTGTTGAGAACGCGTAAGGCCAGTATGCAAGTGGTATGGAGGCTTGATTTAAAAGAGTCAAAGTTATTTCCATAATATGACGATGGCATCGTTCAGCACTACTAACTCTTTGAGGAGTGTAAGGGGTGAGAAAATTAGGTGTTGAATTCCCATATCTCTAAGTGTTTTTGTGAGACCCTCATATTCTCCACCACCATCAGAATAAACAGTAAGAATTGGAAcactaaaatatttttcaataagcAATCTGAAgttgataaaaattaaaacaaCATCAGATTTCCTTTTTAAAGGGAAAACTATATGTATTTGGTGAAATGACCCATAAAGAAAACATAGAAGTGAAATCCATGAGAGGATGTGACTGGAGAAGGTCCCCATACATCAGTAAATAGTAGTTCTAGTGGTCTTGAACTTTTCAAAGTCGATTGTTTAAATGGTAAACGATGAATTTTATTGCAAAGAAAAGAATTACAATGATCTTGATAAGAATTGAAAATGGGCAAATTAAACAGGGAGACAATTGACTTTAGAACTTTTAAATGGGATGACCAAGACGACGATGTCAAAGGGTGAACGAGGAATTGTTGGCAGAAGAAGCAAGATAGGTTGTTGGTGGTGGCGAGGATCCAGTCTATTCATAAGTCCGAGCTCTATTCGGGCATTTAGCCAAAGGTGATCCCGTGGTCAAATCCTTCACAACAAAGAAAGTAGGAAAGAATTCAACAGATGTTTTATTTTGCTCGTAAAATTGAGGAACAGATATTAAATTGCGATGAATGGAAGGAGcacataaaatatttttcaaaacaaagtTTCGAGAAGTAGAGGGAAGCGTAGTATGTCCTGTATGGGCAATTttaataccattaccatcaccaacGATTACATCATCGGTACCAGTGTAGTCTGAGTAAGCCTGCAAGTTCTTTGTGTCAGAAATAATGTGGTGTGAAGCCCCAGTATCCATGACCCAATTAGAATTTCCTGATGATCCATTAACTAAAAAGTTGGCTTGGGGCTCATTTGCATTATGAGAGCGTGACCGGCAAACCTTGTCAATATGTCCAAATTTCTCACATAACTGGCATTGAACTCGAGGTTTATTGTTGTTGGAAGTGGATGAGCGCCAATTCTGCTAGCGATTGGAGTTGTTAGTAGATTGATTCGGACGCCAATTGTTGTTTTCATTGGGATACTGTTGGTACTTCCTTCGGTTGTTATTGCCATTGTAGTTGTTACTGCTATTATAGTTGTTCTGTCATTGTGGATGGCGATTTTGCTGGTTGGATCTTTGGGTATATTGGGATGTGATGGCAGCAGATTCTTGTCGATGATGAAGGAAAACTTCATGACTGCTTAGCTTGTCGAAAAACTCTTCGAGAGTGATGGGTGTGTCTCTGGCGCGAATAGCAGCACTCATCTCATTGTATTCAGGACCAAGACCACTAAGAACCTTGATCACAAGGGCGGCACTATCAATAGGGAATCCAGCAATGGAAATTTCATCAGCAAGGGCACGTATCTCATTGAGATATTGAGCGACGGGCTTGGTACCTTTAACAAGGCGATTGAGAGAGCCTTGGAGACCATATACTCTTGTTTGCGACTTGTTTGCATACTGTTGAGTGAGTTTTGTCCAAGCAACATAAGCATTGGGCGCTGTGGCAACAAGAGGAGCAATAGTGGCATCAACTGACGCCATGATGGCATGTCGGATAAGGCTATCTTGTCGGAGCCAATTTTTGTATTTTGGGTCTGTGGCTGGCGGGCATGAAAGTGTTCCATCAATGTATGAAACAAGATCATATCCAAGAAAAAGTATCTCATGTTGTGCTTTCCATGTTAGGAAATTGCTGCTACCAGTCAACTTGATTGGAAGTTGAGAGGTTGGGTTGATTGTGATAAACTAGCTAGCCTGAGCGATTGGATTAATAACACCATGAGAAGGAAGAATAGATGAACTGGAATTAGTAGATGAAGTTGGCATAATTAGGGTGGTTATTGAACTTGAGTTGACAGTCATGGTAGCGAAGGGAAGTTGAATAACACCAGCAAAGGAAAGGATCGGGAAAAAAAAACTCGTTAGAGCGTAAAGGCTCTTGATACCATAAAGAGATTCAAGAGTGAGTTTACAGAGAACTACTTCATCTATTACATTGAGATTCTTTAAATACAAGATGGAGGAGCAAGGTTGCTCAGGTACAAAAGGAAAGAAGGATCCTAAAGGATCGTAATCAAAGATATACATAAAACAATAAGGATTGTAATCAGAAAAAATAAATTACAGAATAATGAAAAAGATTACAGTGAatcaaatatagaaaaatattttgttgcCTTATTAGAACTAACCCAATTTTACGTCCGCTTGTTAAAAAATTAGACCGTCTTTAATTGGATCGGAGAAGAACACTCGCAGGCGTGCAGGCGTCTAGAGTAAGTGCCAGTTAAACAGAAGGTTTAGCATGAAGTGGTGGTTCTAAAGGGGCGAAGTATTCTCGATGTTTAGTTTGACTCATTGTATATTTGTGCATTCGGTTCAAACTGTTCAACTCACCTAAACTCCTCGGGTAGTACTCACTTACTAATAGTATTTATTTATCAAACACTAATGTTGGCATCCATTGTATGGtaaacagaaagaaaaaaaaaaaaacttattgaAGCTGGAAAACTAATTTTTACGTTACAATATAGAAGCAAAATTAAGGAACTACGTACAAGGATAGTAAGTACTACTATCACTCAAGTGACAGTGTAGCCTTATTAAATTGAGAGATTTCTGCCAAGAAACATCTTTGCCTTCACTAGTTCGACTCATTTCACCACTGAGCAAAATTATAGGAAATTATTGAATAGGTGACATGCATTAAATTCCTAATCAAGACTTGCTTATTCATGCTCTAGCTTATTGAACATCAGTGccacctttcttccttgaaaagaTAGCCCCAATAAGTGGGATAAGGGgtttcgttttcttcttcttgagGGAGGGATGCCTCTGCAATATAACATGATCATCACCTAATTTTGGAATATTAACAACATGGCTTAAAATAGGAGGATTTTCAAAAGTCACATATCTTTTCTTTTGAAACTCAACGTTTTCGGATGCCATATTAATCTCTAGTTTTGTTGTCATGTCCTCAACAAACTTGAGATCTTCAATCTCTGATTGTAATTTCTCAGATTGTTGCCCAATTTCCTTTAGGTTTTCGAGCTCTTTCCTTGTGCGTTCAAGCTCTTCTTCTAAAGAAGAGAGACAAGTAGCCATGAACAAGCTTTCTTCTCGTGCTTTTTGTAGCCTTTGCTTTGTCTCCTCTAGTTCAGCAGTTACAATTCCTAGCTTAGAAGGGACGTTGTCACTTTCACTCTCTCCATCTTGCATCTGTTCATCGAAAAAGAGAAAAGTTCACTGTAAAATATATAGTAGTACTATTTGTTTTAGTACTCTTTAACGGATTCcttgaaatatttttaattacaCTTTGATTGTTCCTCAATCTTGTACGTCAATACTCTGCTATGTACTACTCCCTCATATTCAATTTGTTTGAATCTTTAGTAGGGTCAAATCGACTAATTTTCCATATAAATTCGAACATAAATTCTTTAAGTTTTgtgaaataaaatttaaaaattatataaaaagatATTATAAGCCACAATAATTAACAatctaaaatatttaaaaattatttacaaaaCATATAGTAAAAGAATCTTGTTTGCCTCCCTAAATTGTAACAGATTCATTCTCTTCTAAAGGAAAGGAATATTTAATTCTTTTATCAGTCAGTGCACCTCTAATATTGCTATTACAAGTTCTTTCTCTATTATGTCATCCTTTTATTCCTTAACACGTTACACGAGAAAGAAATACTTGTATTAGTGCCTAAGCAAATTAAAGCCTTTTTCTTTTAACTCTTTTCCAAAGCACATAcgcaatattcgtaagtttacATAATGTCAAACATACTTATTCCCTCCCTCCTACTATATGTGACACGATTCAGAGCATGAAGGTCAAACTATCTAATTTTTTAGTATAAatacggatataaaatctttaagctttgaaataaaatttacgtATTTAAAAAGTATTATAAGTCATAACAATTAacattttaaaatattgaaaaaaCATATGTAAAAATCGCTATCAAAGAAAAATTACTTTTAACTATCCAAAAACAATCACTATATCTCATTAAGTGGGACAGAGGGAGGACCAAGTAACAGCAAAAGTTTGTCTCTTGAAACCATATAAGATCAAATTAAAAGAAGCATCCTGGCTAATCACAAGCATAAAAGTTAAATGGCATGAAATTGTAGAATTATGGGTTCGGGATGACGGAGCCCGCAATATTTTAAATCAGCTTCTAACGGAAGACGGGAGATAAAGGTCATATTTTAATATGAAAATATATAGAAATACTTTTATAAGGAGAAGAAAATAGACTTAGTAAATCTAGCGAGTGGGATGGAGTAATTGGTATTTACTTATTATGCGCCCTCGTTTCAATATTTATTGTCTAATGTTGATATATTTGAGTAAAGTAAAGTAAAATAGTTAGAATGATGATCATTATATATGTAACACAGAGAATCTCTTAAAAAACAAAGATCCTTTGAGAGTATTGATTCAATTTGGACAAATAAAATGAGAATACAACCAAAAAACGAGAATTTAAATGGGGAAGGGGTGCAGAATATTAAAGTGGGAGAATAGAAGATAAAGGACCTGTTTGAGCTTATTAGGAGAATAGAGTTCTCCGGCAAGAAGTCTTTCGCCAAATAACGTGACAGC
The DNA window shown above is from Nicotiana tomentosiformis chromosome 8, ASM39032v3, whole genome shotgun sequence and carries:
- the LOC104091948 gene encoding WEB family protein At1g75720, whose amino-acid sequence is MEVVSEGGVKMMRSKAEIDTSAPFRSVKEAVTLFGERLLAGELYSPNKLKQMQDGESESDNVPSKLGIVTAELEETKQRLQKAREESLFMATCLSSLEEELERTRKELENLKEIGQQSEKLQSEIEDLKFVEDMTTKLEINMASENVEFQKKRYVTFENPPILSHVVNIPKLGDDHVILQRHPSLKKKKTKPLIPLIGAIFSRKKGGTDVQ